CACCCTTCCGGATTCCGGCGTAGACTTCCGCCTTGCTGAGCGGGGAATAGTGAATGAGTTTTCCTTTTTGGTAAAGTTTTTGCAGCTTGGAGACTATTTCTTTCCTGTTCCTGAGGTAATCTATGATTACATCCGTATCGAGCAAGAGCATCTTTATCCTCTAACGCGGTCATCCTCCCGGAGTAAACGGACATACTGATCGGTCTCGAAGGTCCGGTCTTCCCAAAGGCCTGCTGCGTCTTTCAGTATTTGAAGTCCTTCCTTCGGGGTTCGAAAGGTGGTACGGATGGCGTAGCGAATCAGGGCCGAAACGGATTGACGGCGTTTTTCCCCTATTTTTTGCAGGATCTCGAAATCCTCTTCTTCCAGATAGATCTGCGTCCTTTTCATTATTCCCTCCGGTGATGTATATATAGTACATCATGGAACCGAAATGTCAACCCGGAAGTCTAACGCAGACGTAAACGGAAGGAAACGGTTTTGTGAAATGTTGAGACCTGACCCTGCCTATTGTTCTTCTGAAAGGAATTTCTCCGCGTCCATCGCGGCCTTGCATCCCATCCCGGCAGCAATGACCGCCTGCTTGTAGACAGGGTCCGCCACGTCGCCGGCGGCGAAGACACCGGGAACGCTTGTGCGGCTTCCTCCGTGCAGGACGATGTACCCCTGTTTGTCCAGCTCAACCTGCCCCTCGAAGATCTTCGTGTTCGGTACATGCCCGATGGCGATGAAGACCCCTTCGCAGGGAAGGTCCGAGACCTCGCCGGTCTTGACGTTCTTCAGGCGTACGCCGGTGACCCGTCCTTCCTCTTCGCCTAAGATCTCTTCTACGACGGAGTCCCAGGCGAAGGCGATCTTGTCGTTTCTGAAGACCCGGTCCTGCATCGCCTTGCTCGCCCGCAGTTCATCGCGCCGATGGATGATCGTGACTTTCGTGGCGAAACGGGTGAGAAAGTCGGCTTCCTCGATGGCGGTGTCACCGCCTCCGACGACGGCGATCTCCTTGTCCCGGAAGAAAAACCCGTCGCAGGTCGCGCAGGCCGAGACACCCCGCCCCATCATTTTCTGTTCCGAAGGGATCCCTAAGAAACGGGCCGAGGCGCCGCCGGCGATGATGACCGTCCTTGCGGTAATGACTTCGCTGTTGTCGAGGTGGATCGAAAAGGGATGCTTCGAGAAATCGACGGATACGACCTGTGCGCCGAGGATCTCCGTCCCGAAACGGACAGCCTGTTTCTTCATCTCCTCCATCAGGGCCGGTCCCATGACGCCGTCCGGGAAACCGGGGAAATTTTCCACCTCGGTGGTGATGGTCAACTGTCCCCCGGGTTGATGTCCCTCTATGACGAGGGGGGAGAGGCCGCTCCGGGCGTTATAGATGGCGGCGGTGAGACCGGCCGGTCCGGACCCTATTATGACGACATTTCTGGGCATTTCGCACCTCCTTAATTTTCCTGTGTCTCGGGATTCAAGAACCCGGATTTTAATCGTCATCGCGGGTTTTGTAAAGCCCTTTTCATGACGGCCTGGTTCAGGCGATTTGCCGCCTCTTTGACCTTCCGGTAACCTTCGGGGTTCCGGCAGCAACAGAGGTGCTTGTTGTGAAGCAGCGGCTCGGTCCGGATCGCCGGATATTTGCGGGCGGTTGTCTCGAAATCGGGGGTCCCCGGAACCGGGGAATAGGTGGCGAGATAAGAACGTATCCCGGCCTCGTGAACCATGTGCAGGGTCTCGATTACCGCCTCGTCCGGTTGACTCGGCACGCCGTATAGG
This window of the Deltaproteobacteria bacterium genome carries:
- the trxB gene encoding thioredoxin-disulfide reductase, whose amino-acid sequence is MPRNVVIIGSGPAGLTAAIYNARSGLSPLVIEGHQPGGQLTITTEVENFPGFPDGVMGPALMEEMKKQAVRFGTEILGAQVVSVDFSKHPFSIHLDNSEVITARTVIIAGGASARFLGIPSEQKMMGRGVSACATCDGFFFRDKEIAVVGGGDTAIEEADFLTRFATKVTIIHRRDELRASKAMQDRVFRNDKIAFAWDSVVEEILGEEEGRVTGVRLKNVKTGEVSDLPCEGVFIAIGHVPNTKIFEGQVELDKQGYIVLHGGSRTSVPGVFAAGDVADPVYKQAVIAAGMGCKAAMDAEKFLSEEQ
- a CDS encoding ribbon-helix-helix protein, CopG family; protein product: MKRTQIYLEEEDFEILQKIGEKRRQSVSALIRYAIRTTFRTPKEGLQILKDAAGLWEDRTFETDQYVRLLREDDRVRG